The proteins below are encoded in one region of Paraburkholderia phenazinium:
- the astE gene encoding succinylglutamate desuccinylase — MTSSAEHGMTHDPRNALLSDFLAYTLAGTQPSAGEAKGVCANGVRWTWLDEGILQFEPAEASGKRSVLASAGVHGDETAPIELLSGVVRDIAEGRTALTCRLLVILGNVAAMRAGCRYIDDDLNRLFSGRHSQVPNSREAPRAIALERAATQFFADASDAPGARWHVDMHTAIRASVFEQFALLPHTGAPLSRAMFEWLRDASISAVLLHTTKGNTYSHFTAQVCGAEACTLELGKVRPFGQNDLARFAGADRALRDLLAGVEDNASEPLPRVFTVIDQITKQSDAFELLVAADVPNFTPFEQGTLLARDGDYRYVVRHAEERIVFPNPTVKPGLRAGLLVIETTGATLAALA, encoded by the coding sequence ATGACTTCCAGCGCTGAGCACGGCATGACACACGACCCGCGCAATGCGCTGTTGAGTGATTTTCTTGCCTACACGTTAGCGGGCACGCAGCCGTCAGCGGGTGAAGCCAAGGGCGTGTGCGCAAATGGCGTGCGCTGGACGTGGCTTGACGAAGGCATCCTGCAATTCGAACCTGCGGAGGCTTCGGGCAAGCGAAGCGTGCTGGCCTCGGCCGGTGTGCACGGCGACGAGACTGCACCGATCGAACTGCTGTCGGGGGTGGTGCGCGATATCGCCGAAGGGCGGACCGCGCTGACGTGCCGTCTGCTGGTGATACTGGGCAACGTCGCCGCGATGCGCGCCGGCTGCCGTTATATTGACGACGACCTGAATCGGCTCTTCAGCGGTCGGCATTCTCAGGTGCCGAATAGTCGCGAGGCGCCGCGTGCGATTGCACTGGAACGCGCAGCGACACAATTCTTTGCAGATGCCTCCGATGCACCAGGCGCCCGCTGGCACGTCGACATGCATACGGCGATTCGCGCGTCGGTCTTCGAGCAGTTTGCGCTGCTGCCGCACACCGGTGCGCCGCTCTCGCGGGCGATGTTCGAATGGTTGCGCGATGCATCCATTTCGGCGGTGCTGCTCCACACGACGAAGGGCAACACGTATTCGCATTTCACTGCGCAAGTGTGTGGTGCTGAAGCGTGCACGCTGGAACTCGGCAAGGTGCGGCCGTTCGGCCAGAACGACCTCGCGCGGTTCGCCGGCGCGGATAGGGCACTGCGTGATCTGCTGGCTGGCGTTGAAGACAACGCAAGCGAACCTTTGCCGCGCGTGTTCACGGTGATCGATCAGATCACGAAGCAAAGCGATGCGTTCGAATTGCTGGTCGCAGCAGATGTGCCGAACTTCACGCCATTCGAGCAGGGCACGCTGCTCGCGCGCGATGGCGATTATCGTTATGTGGTGCGTCATGCCGAAGAGCGCATCGTGTTTCCGAATCCCACCGTGAAGCCGGGTTTGCGCGCCGGATTGCTGGTGATCGAGACGACCGGGGCGACGCTCGCGGCGCTTGCCTGA
- the astB gene encoding N-succinylarginine dihydrolase, translating into MQATEANFDGLVGPTHNYAGLSFGNVASQNNEKSVANPKAAAKQGLRKMKQLAELGFHQGVLPPQERPSMRLLRELGFSGDDATVIARVAKDAPELLAAASSASAMWTANAATVSPSADTEDGRVHFTPANLCSKLHRAIEHESTRRTLRAIFAERDRFEVHEALPGTPALGDEGAANHTRFCAEYGTRGVEFFVYGRSEYRRGPEPKRYPARQTFEASRAVAQRHGLAEAATVYAQQNPDVIDAGVFHNDVIAVGNRNTLFCHELAFVEQQAVYDELRAKLGKLNAKFDVIEVPDARVGVSDAVTSYLFNSQLLTRPDGKQVLVVPQECRENPRVAEYLDGLTSHGGPIDDVLVFDLRESMKNGGGPACLRLRVVLSEAERAAVTPGVWITDTLFGRLDAWIEKHYRDRLAPADLTDPSLLLESRTALDELTQILGLGSLYDFQR; encoded by the coding sequence ATGCAAGCCACTGAAGCCAATTTCGACGGCCTCGTCGGCCCGACGCACAACTACGCCGGGTTGTCGTTCGGCAATGTCGCGTCGCAGAACAACGAGAAGTCCGTCGCCAATCCGAAGGCTGCTGCGAAGCAGGGCCTGCGCAAGATGAAGCAGCTTGCTGAACTCGGTTTCCATCAAGGCGTGCTGCCGCCGCAAGAGCGGCCGTCGATGCGCCTGTTGCGCGAACTCGGCTTTTCCGGCGACGACGCGACGGTGATTGCGCGTGTCGCGAAAGATGCGCCCGAGTTGCTGGCTGCGGCGAGTTCGGCATCGGCGATGTGGACCGCAAACGCGGCGACGGTGAGCCCATCTGCGGATACCGAAGACGGCCGCGTCCATTTCACGCCGGCCAATCTGTGTAGCAAACTGCATCGTGCGATCGAACATGAATCGACGCGCCGCACACTGCGCGCGATCTTCGCGGAGCGCGACCGGTTCGAAGTGCATGAAGCGCTGCCTGGCACGCCGGCACTCGGCGATGAAGGCGCGGCGAATCACACGCGCTTTTGTGCGGAATATGGCACACGTGGTGTCGAATTCTTTGTCTACGGTCGGAGCGAATATCGGCGTGGACCGGAGCCGAAGCGCTATCCGGCGCGTCAAACCTTCGAGGCGAGCCGAGCGGTAGCGCAGCGTCATGGGCTTGCGGAAGCGGCGACTGTCTATGCGCAGCAGAATCCCGACGTGATCGATGCTGGCGTGTTTCACAACGACGTGATTGCGGTCGGCAATCGCAACACGCTGTTCTGTCACGAACTGGCGTTCGTCGAGCAGCAAGCGGTGTACGACGAGCTGAGAGCGAAGCTTGGCAAGCTCAATGCGAAGTTCGACGTGATAGAGGTCCCGGACGCGCGGGTGGGTGTGAGCGATGCCGTGACGTCGTATCTGTTCAACAGCCAGTTGCTCACGCGCCCCGACGGCAAGCAGGTGCTGGTCGTGCCGCAGGAATGCCGCGAAAACCCACGGGTGGCGGAATATCTGGATGGCTTGACTTCGCACGGCGGCCCGATCGACGACGTGCTGGTGTTCGACCTGCGCGAGAGTATGAAGAACGGCGGCGGCCCGGCTTGCCTGCGTTTGCGGGTGGTGTTGAGCGAGGCTGAACGCGCGGCGGTTACGCCCGGCGTGTGGATCACCGACACGCTGTTTGGCCGGCTCGATGCGTGGATCGAAAAGCACTATCGCGACCGCCTCGCGCCGGCCGATCTGACCGATCCGAGCCTGCTGCTCGAATCGCGCACGGCGCTGGATGAGTTGACGCAGATTCTCGGGCTGGGTTCGTTGTATGACTTCCAGCGCTGA
- the astD gene encoding succinylglutamate-semialdehyde dehydrogenase, whose product MTELFIDGEWAAGTGHVFTSRNPGTGATVWEGHSASAEDVDLAVRSARDAFATWSTLSLEDRCGIVRRFAALLTERKEALAEAIGRETGKPLWEARTEVASMAAKVEISIQAYNERTGEKRTAMADGTAVLRHRPHGVVAVFGPYNFPGHLPNGHIVPALIAGNAVVFKPSELAPGVARATVEVWRDAGLPAGVLNLVQGEKDTGIALANHRQIDGLFFTGSSDTGTLLHKQFGGRPEIVLALEMGGNNPLVIGPVEDIDAAVHHTIQSAFLSAGQRCTCARRILVPNDSFGDRFIERLADVTSRITVGEYNAEPQPFMGAVISARAAARLVGAQAHLLEAGARSLLTMEQRDPQLGFVTPAILDVTNVHDLPDEEHFGPLAQIIRYANFNDAIERANDTAFGLSAGLLADDETLWTHFQRTIRAGIVNWNRPTNGASSAAPFGGTGRSGNNRPSAYYAADYCAYPMASVESAQLQMPASVSPGLHF is encoded by the coding sequence ATGACTGAGCTTTTCATCGACGGCGAATGGGCCGCCGGCACAGGACACGTATTCACCTCGCGCAACCCCGGCACGGGTGCGACGGTGTGGGAAGGCCACAGCGCATCTGCTGAAGACGTGGACCTTGCAGTGCGCAGCGCGCGCGATGCGTTTGCAACGTGGTCGACGTTGAGTCTTGAAGATCGCTGCGGCATTGTGCGCCGTTTCGCTGCGCTGCTGACCGAGCGCAAGGAAGCGCTGGCCGAAGCGATTGGCCGTGAGACGGGCAAGCCGCTGTGGGAAGCGCGCACCGAAGTGGCGTCGATGGCGGCCAAGGTCGAGATTTCGATTCAGGCGTACAACGAACGTACCGGCGAAAAGCGCACAGCGATGGCAGACGGCACTGCTGTGCTGCGGCATCGTCCGCATGGTGTGGTGGCAGTGTTCGGGCCGTATAACTTCCCGGGTCACTTGCCGAATGGGCATATCGTGCCGGCGCTGATCGCTGGTAACGCGGTGGTGTTCAAGCCGTCCGAACTCGCGCCGGGTGTCGCCCGTGCGACTGTGGAAGTGTGGCGCGACGCCGGCTTGCCGGCGGGCGTGCTGAACCTCGTGCAGGGCGAGAAAGATACCGGTATCGCGCTGGCGAATCACCGGCAGATCGACGGGCTGTTCTTCACCGGCAGCTCGGACACGGGTACGTTGCTGCACAAGCAGTTCGGCGGCCGTCCGGAAATCGTGCTGGCGCTGGAGATGGGCGGCAACAATCCGCTCGTGATCGGACCGGTTGAGGATATCGACGCAGCAGTGCATCACACGATTCAATCCGCTTTCCTGTCGGCAGGGCAGCGCTGCACTTGCGCACGTCGTATCCTCGTGCCGAATGACAGCTTCGGCGACCGCTTTATCGAGCGTCTTGCCGATGTGACTTCACGTATCACAGTGGGCGAATACAACGCCGAGCCGCAGCCGTTCATGGGCGCGGTAATCTCGGCGCGGGCGGCCGCACGCCTCGTCGGCGCGCAGGCGCATCTGCTCGAAGCCGGTGCCCGGTCCCTGTTGACGATGGAGCAACGCGACCCGCAACTCGGCTTCGTCACACCGGCCATTCTCGATGTGACGAACGTGCACGACCTGCCCGACGAAGAGCACTTCGGCCCGCTTGCGCAAATCATTCGCTATGCGAATTTCAATGACGCGATCGAGCGCGCCAACGATACGGCCTTCGGCTTGTCCGCAGGCCTTCTTGCCGACGACGAAACCCTGTGGACGCACTTCCAGCGCACGATCCGCGCCGGTATCGTCAACTGGAACCGGCCGACCAATGGTGCGTCGTCCGCGGCGCCGTTCGGCGGCACGGGACGCTCGGGCAACAACCGTCCGAGCGCGTATTACGCTGCCGACTACTGCGCCTATCCGATGGCCTCCGTCGAAAGCGCGCAACTGCAAATGCCCGCGAGCGTGTCGCCGGGCCTTCATTTCTGA
- the astA gene encoding arginine N-succinyltransferase, with protein MIVVRVVQTGDVDALVALAQETGPGLTTFKPDRDALEARVARSRRTMEDKAAPHEAGYFFVMEDTATGDVAGVCGIESSVGLEQPFYNYRVSTVVHASQDLGIWTRMHALNISHDLTGYAEVCSLFLSPRYRTSGVGGLLSRSRFMFLAQFRERFPQRLCAELRGHFDANGTSPFWRAVGSHFYQIDFNAADYLSSHGRKAFLAELMPRYPVYVELLPQEAQDCVGLTHNDTIPARRMLESEGLRYENHVDIFDAGPVLECHIADLRTVRESVVVPVEIFALGATPEPQDGPRSLVSNTSLGDFRVGVAAGVPKDGVFRLAADEAAALDVKAGDPVRVLPLKHKQG; from the coding sequence ATGATCGTCGTTCGCGTCGTGCAGACGGGCGATGTGGACGCGCTCGTCGCGCTCGCTCAGGAGACTGGCCCCGGTCTCACCACGTTCAAGCCTGACCGCGATGCACTCGAAGCGCGCGTGGCGCGTTCGCGCCGCACGATGGAAGACAAGGCTGCGCCGCATGAAGCCGGCTACTTCTTCGTGATGGAAGACACCGCCACCGGCGACGTGGCTGGCGTATGCGGCATCGAAAGTTCGGTCGGCCTGGAGCAACCGTTTTACAACTATCGTGTGAGCACGGTGGTGCATGCGAGCCAGGATCTGGGTATCTGGACACGCATGCATGCGCTCAACATTTCGCACGACCTGACCGGCTACGCGGAAGTCTGCTCGTTGTTCCTGAGCCCACGTTACCGCACGAGCGGCGTGGGTGGCTTGCTGTCGCGCTCGCGCTTCATGTTTCTCGCACAGTTCCGCGAGCGCTTTCCACAGCGTCTGTGCGCTGAATTGCGCGGCCATTTCGATGCGAACGGCACCTCGCCATTCTGGCGCGCGGTGGGCTCGCATTTCTACCAGATCGATTTCAACGCCGCGGACTATCTGAGCTCGCATGGCCGCAAGGCATTTCTCGCCGAGCTGATGCCGCGCTATCCGGTGTACGTCGAACTGTTGCCGCAGGAGGCGCAGGACTGCGTCGGCCTGACGCATAACGACACGATTCCCGCGCGCAGGATGCTCGAATCCGAAGGGCTGCGTTACGAGAATCACGTCGATATTTTCGATGCGGGTCCGGTGCTCGAATGCCATATCGCCGACTTGCGAACGGTCCGCGAGAGTGTGGTGGTGCCGGTCGAGATCTTCGCGCTGGGGGCAACGCCCGAGCCGCAGGATGGGCCGAGGTCGCTGGTGTCGAATACTTCGCTCGGCGATTTCCGCGTCGGCGTTGCGGCAGGCGTGCCGAAGGACGGCGTGTTCCGTCTTGCCGCCGACGAAGCCGCGGCGCTCGACGTGAAGGCGGGCGACCCGGTACGGGTGCTGCCGCTGAAACATAAACAGGGATGA
- the aruF gene encoding arginine/ornithine succinyltransferase subunit alpha: MLFVRPGRLADLDALEHMARTAQPVLHSLPHDRRALEARVALSEDSFRAEVDFPGEEFYLFVLEDSETGKLLGTASIVAAAGYSEPFYAFRNDALIHASRELHVNRKIHALTMSHELTGKSRLAGFYIDPSLRGDAAAHLMSRSRMMYIAANRKRFTSEVFSLLLGVTDDDGVSPFWEAVGRKFFGRNFADIEIESGGRSRTFIAEVMPSYPVYVPLLPESAQRVLGEPDEKALLAYEIHLEEGFETDRFVDIFDAGPVLTAQIDRSACVRRNEMRTVREAAAGERGTTWLIASNRADDFRCVLAALPDEKAMGAPLPLAVRDALGVQNGDPVRCVALHQPAEEHPYELSGEAE; this comes from the coding sequence ATGCTCTTCGTACGCCCCGGCCGCCTCGCCGATCTCGATGCGCTCGAACATATGGCGCGCACGGCTCAACCCGTGCTGCACTCGCTGCCGCATGACCGCCGTGCGCTCGAAGCACGCGTCGCGCTGTCCGAAGACTCGTTTCGTGCGGAAGTCGATTTTCCGGGCGAGGAGTTTTACCTGTTCGTGCTCGAAGACAGCGAGACCGGCAAGCTGTTGGGCACGGCGAGCATCGTTGCCGCCGCCGGTTACTCGGAGCCGTTCTATGCGTTTCGCAATGACGCGTTGATTCACGCGTCGCGTGAACTGCATGTGAATCGCAAGATTCACGCGCTGACGATGTCGCATGAGCTCACCGGCAAGAGCCGGCTGGCGGGCTTCTATATCGACCCGTCGCTGCGTGGCGACGCCGCCGCGCATCTGATGTCGCGCTCGCGGATGATGTATATCGCCGCCAATCGAAAGCGCTTCACCTCCGAAGTGTTTTCGCTGCTGCTGGGCGTGACGGATGACGACGGCGTGTCGCCATTCTGGGAAGCGGTGGGGCGCAAATTTTTCGGCCGCAATTTCGCGGACATCGAAATCGAATCGGGTGGCCGTAGCCGCACCTTTATCGCCGAAGTGATGCCGAGTTATCCGGTGTATGTGCCGCTGTTGCCGGAATCGGCGCAGCGTGTGCTGGGCGAGCCGGACGAAAAAGCGCTGCTCGCGTATGAGATTCACCTCGAGGAAGGCTTCGAAACGGATCGCTTCGTGGATATCTTCGACGCGGGTCCGGTGTTGACGGCTCAGATCGATCGCAGCGCCTGTGTCAGGCGCAATGAAATGAGGACAGTACGCGAAGCGGCAGCCGGCGAGCGTGGCACCACGTGGCTGATCGCCAGCAACCGCGCGGACGACTTCCGCTGCGTGCTGGCCGCTTTACCTGACGAGAAGGCAATGGGCGCGCCGCTGCCGCTAGCGGTGCGCGACGCGCTTGGCGTGCAGAACGGCGACCCGGTGCGCTGCGTGGCGCTGCATCAGCCGGCCGAAGAGCATCCCTACGAACTTTCGGGAGAAGCAGAATGA
- a CDS encoding aspartate aminotransferase family protein encodes MNDQTVTRQTFDEVMVPVFSPAAFVPDRGLGSRVWDTQGRDYIDFAGGIAVTALGHAHPELLKVLSEQGGKLWHIGNGYTNEPVLRLAKRLEALTFADRAFFANSGAEANEAALKLARRVAFDRHGIEKDEIISFTQSFHGRTFFTVSVGGQPKYSEGFGPVPQGIRHLPYNDIEAAREAIGAKTCAVIVEPIQGEGGVIPADPAFLKALREACDQYGALLIFDEVQTGVGRSGTFYAYEDTGVTPDILTTAKSLGNGFPIGAMLTTNELAAHFKVGVHGTTYGGNPLGAAIADKVVELISDPKLLEGVRSRSETLKGHLAELDERFGIFKEVRGKGLLIGAELNDAFKGRAKDFVTAAGQHGVIMLMAGPDVLRFAPSLIVPLDDMSEGFARLAKAIEAVIGATAEAPAR; translated from the coding sequence ATGAACGACCAGACTGTGACACGCCAGACTTTCGACGAAGTGATGGTGCCGGTGTTCTCTCCCGCCGCCTTCGTGCCGGACCGCGGTCTCGGGTCGCGCGTCTGGGATACGCAGGGCCGCGACTATATCGACTTCGCGGGCGGCATCGCCGTCACCGCGCTTGGCCACGCGCATCCAGAACTGCTGAAGGTGCTGAGCGAGCAGGGCGGCAAGCTTTGGCACATTGGTAACGGTTACACGAACGAACCGGTGTTGCGTCTCGCCAAACGTCTCGAAGCGCTGACGTTCGCCGACCGCGCGTTCTTCGCCAATTCCGGCGCCGAAGCGAACGAAGCGGCGCTGAAGCTGGCGCGTCGCGTCGCTTTCGACCGTCACGGTATCGAGAAGGACGAAATCATCTCGTTCACGCAGTCGTTCCATGGCCGCACGTTTTTTACCGTGAGCGTCGGCGGTCAGCCGAAGTATTCGGAAGGCTTTGGACCGGTGCCGCAAGGTATCCGTCATCTGCCGTACAACGATATCGAAGCCGCACGCGAGGCGATCGGCGCAAAAACCTGTGCGGTGATCGTCGAGCCGATCCAGGGCGAAGGCGGCGTGATTCCGGCGGATCCGGCGTTTCTGAAAGCGTTGCGCGAGGCGTGCGATCAGTATGGCGCACTGCTGATTTTTGACGAGGTACAAACGGGTGTGGGCCGCAGTGGCACTTTCTACGCGTACGAGGACACCGGCGTGACCCCGGACATCCTGACCACGGCGAAGTCGCTCGGTAACGGCTTCCCGATTGGCGCGATGCTGACGACCAACGAACTCGCCGCACATTTCAAGGTGGGTGTGCATGGCACGACGTATGGCGGCAATCCGCTCGGTGCGGCGATTGCGGACAAGGTGGTCGAACTGATCAGCGATCCGAAGCTGCTCGAAGGCGTGCGTTCGCGCAGCGAGACGCTCAAGGGGCATCTGGCGGAGCTCGACGAACGCTTCGGCATTTTCAAGGAAGTGCGCGGCAAAGGATTGCTGATTGGCGCGGAACTGAACGATGCCTTCAAGGGCCGCGCCAAAGACTTCGTGACGGCAGCGGGCCAGCACGGCGTGATCATGCTGATGGCGGGTCCCGATGTTCTGCGTTTCGCGCCGTCGCTGATCGTGCCGCTCGACGACATGAGCGAAGGTTTTGCGCGTCTGGCAAAGGCAATAGAAGCAGTGATCGGCGCGACAGCTGAAGCGCCGGCCCGTTAA
- a CDS encoding GlxA family transcriptional regulator, with the protein MARPSSPTRTTQVAIVALPPVSMSGVGPIVDALNLANEIDGRALYRWQVCSWDGRPVPLAGGAQWPADAAFGDAISCDWLILVSERFQQFADYRLFLASLSRVGQRTPLVTGIHHGVWWLAMAGQLSGYRVSVNWETYQQFSEQFERSIVTQQIFEIDRDRATCAGGQATVDFMLAMIARDHGPELADRIADTLGVGVLRAGEERQRIPYVTAPGERHPRLNDALLLMEANIEDPLTSDEIAGLVGVSRRQLERLFRQYLGSMPSKYYLGLRLSKARTQLQRTSKSVVQISLACGFSSAAHFSNAYRERFGVTPREDRRNWIEKQTSATGTATSEPRPAALIERPDDTAR; encoded by the coding sequence ATGGCTCGACCGTCCAGTCCGACCCGCACCACGCAGGTGGCGATCGTTGCATTGCCACCGGTGTCGATGTCGGGCGTCGGGCCGATTGTCGATGCGCTCAATCTCGCCAATGAGATCGATGGCCGCGCGTTATACCGCTGGCAGGTGTGTTCGTGGGACGGCCGTCCTGTGCCGCTCGCGGGCGGCGCGCAATGGCCGGCTGATGCAGCCTTTGGCGATGCCATCTCCTGCGACTGGCTGATCCTCGTCAGCGAACGGTTTCAGCAGTTCGCCGATTACCGTCTGTTCCTTGCCAGTCTCTCGCGGGTCGGGCAGCGCACGCCGCTCGTCACCGGCATCCATCATGGCGTGTGGTGGCTTGCCATGGCGGGGCAGTTGTCCGGTTATCGCGTGAGCGTCAACTGGGAAACCTATCAGCAGTTCTCCGAGCAGTTCGAACGCTCGATCGTCACCCAGCAGATCTTCGAAATCGACCGCGACCGCGCCACCTGTGCGGGCGGCCAGGCAACCGTGGATTTCATGCTGGCGATGATCGCGCGTGACCATGGTCCCGAACTCGCTGACCGCATCGCCGATACCCTCGGCGTCGGCGTGTTGCGCGCCGGTGAAGAGCGGCAACGCATTCCCTACGTGACGGCACCGGGCGAACGCCATCCGCGTCTGAACGATGCCCTGCTGCTGATGGAAGCGAATATCGAAGATCCGCTAACAAGCGACGAAATCGCGGGCCTCGTCGGCGTGTCGCGGCGGCAACTGGAGCGGCTGTTTCGCCAATACCTCGGCTCGATGCCGTCCAAGTACTACCTTGGGCTGCGTCTGTCGAAAGCGCGTACGCAGTTGCAGCGCACCAGCAAATCCGTCGTGCAGATCAGTCTCGCGTGCGGGTTTTCGTCGGCGGCGCACTTTTCGAATGCGTATCGCGAGCGTTTCGGCGTGACGCCGCGCGAGGACCGTCGCAACTGGATCGAAAAGCAGACGAGTGCGACCGGCACGGCAACGAGCGAACCGCGGCCAGCCGCGTTGATCGAACGTCCTGATGATACGGCGCGTTAG
- a CDS encoding ABC transporter ATP-binding protein, with translation MTGSNSPWESDLLHTTQTEACKLAVQDIHKRYGDNEVLKGVSLNANKGDVISIIGASGSGKSTFLRCINFLERPNAGQIVVDGETVRTKADRGGNLEVADHKQLQRIRTKLAMVFQHFNLWAHMNVIENIIEAPVHVLGLSRREAEERAREYLEKVGLAPRLEKQYPSHLSGGQQQRVAIARALAMNPDVMLFDEPTSALDPELVGEVLKVMQKLAEEGRTMIVVTHEMGFARNVSNHVMFLHQGRTEEEGVPAEVLSAPRSERLKQFLSGSLK, from the coding sequence ATGACAGGTTCGAATTCACCTTGGGAGAGCGACTTGCTCCACACGACTCAGACTGAAGCCTGCAAGCTCGCCGTGCAGGACATCCACAAGCGCTATGGCGATAACGAAGTGCTCAAGGGCGTGTCGCTAAACGCCAACAAGGGCGACGTGATCAGCATCATCGGCGCGAGCGGGTCGGGCAAGAGCACGTTCCTGCGCTGCATCAACTTTCTGGAGCGGCCGAACGCCGGGCAGATCGTCGTGGATGGCGAGACGGTGCGTACCAAGGCCGATCGCGGTGGCAATCTGGAAGTGGCCGACCACAAGCAGTTGCAACGCATCCGCACGAAGCTCGCGATGGTGTTCCAGCACTTCAACTTGTGGGCGCACATGAACGTGATCGAGAACATCATCGAGGCGCCGGTTCACGTGCTTGGGCTGTCGCGTCGCGAAGCGGAAGAGCGCGCTCGAGAGTATCTGGAGAAAGTGGGTCTCGCGCCGCGGCTGGAAAAGCAGTATCCGTCGCATCTCTCCGGTGGCCAGCAGCAGCGAGTGGCGATTGCCCGCGCGCTGGCGATGAACCCCGATGTGATGCTGTTCGACGAGCCGACGTCCGCGCTCGATCCGGAGCTGGTCGGCGAAGTGCTGAAGGTCATGCAGAAGCTGGCCGAAGAAGGCCGCACGATGATCGTCGTCACGCACGAAATGGGCTTTGCGCGCAACGTGTCGAATCACGTGATGTTTCTGCACCAGGGCCGCACGGAGGAAGAGGGCGTGCCCGCCGAGGTACTCAGCGCGCCACGCAGCGAACGCCTGAAGCAGTTCCTCTCCGGCAGTCTGAAGTAA
- a CDS encoding ABC transporter permease → MIEILSQFGRAFLYWDGQRLSGLAVTLWLLVASIGIGFVCSIPLAVARVSKKRWLSTPVRIYTYVFRGTPLYVQLLLIYTGMYSLEFVRSHQLLDAFFRSGFHCAILAFALNTCAYTTEIFAGAIRSTSHGEVEAARAYGMSWFTMYRRIIVPSALRRALPLYSNEVILMLHATTVAFTATVPDILKVARDANSATYDSFSAFGIAALIYLAVSFALVALFRRAERHWLAYLAVRPH, encoded by the coding sequence ATGATCGAAATCCTTTCCCAATTCGGCCGGGCTTTTCTTTACTGGGACGGTCAGCGTCTCTCCGGCCTTGCGGTGACCTTGTGGCTGCTGGTGGCGTCAATCGGTATTGGCTTTGTCTGTTCAATCCCGCTGGCGGTGGCGCGCGTGTCGAAGAAACGCTGGCTGTCTACGCCGGTGCGCATCTACACCTATGTGTTTCGCGGCACGCCCTTGTATGTGCAGTTGCTGCTGATCTACACGGGCATGTACAGCCTCGAGTTCGTGCGCTCGCACCAACTGCTCGACGCGTTCTTCCGTAGCGGTTTCCATTGCGCTATTCTCGCGTTCGCGTTGAACACCTGTGCCTATACGACCGAGATTTTCGCGGGGGCGATCCGTTCGACCTCGCACGGCGAAGTGGAAGCGGCCCGCGCCTACGGCATGAGCTGGTTCACCATGTACCGCCGCATCATCGTGCCGTCCGCGCTGCGCCGTGCTCTGCCGTTGTACAGTAACGAAGTGATCCTGATGCTGCATGCCACGACCGTAGCCTTCACCGCGACCGTGCCGGACATCCTCAAGGTGGCTCGCGACGCCAATTCGGCCACCTACGATTCGTTCAGCGCGTTCGGTATCGCGGCGCTGATCTATCTTGCGGTATCGTTCGCGCTGGTGGCGTTGTTCCGGCGCGCCGAGCGGCACTGGCTGGCGTATCTGGCGGTGCGGCCGCATTGA
- a CDS encoding ABC transporter permease, with protein MFLYGFGPVLIAGTIQTIELSVLSLAAAVLLGLGGAAAKLSFNRPLRVLGTAYTTLIRSVPDLVLMLLLFYSIQIAVNDLTDALNLPQFDINPFVAGVITLGFIYGAYFTETFRGAFLAVARGQLEAGAAYGMSGARVFTRILFPQMMRFALPGIGNNWQVLVKATALVSIIGLADVVKAAQDAGKSTFNMFFFILIAALIYLAITTVSNLVLIWLEKRYSIGVRHAEL; from the coding sequence GATCCAGACGATCGAACTGTCGGTCCTGTCGCTTGCGGCGGCGGTCCTGCTCGGGCTGGGCGGTGCGGCGGCGAAACTCTCGTTCAACCGGCCGCTGCGCGTGCTCGGCACGGCTTATACGACGCTGATCCGTTCGGTGCCCGATCTCGTGCTGATGTTGCTGCTGTTCTACAGCATCCAGATCGCGGTCAACGACCTGACCGACGCATTGAATCTGCCGCAGTTCGACATCAACCCGTTCGTGGCGGGTGTCATCACGCTGGGCTTCATCTACGGCGCGTACTTCACCGAAACCTTCCGCGGCGCGTTCCTCGCAGTAGCGCGCGGCCAGCTCGAAGCGGGCGCGGCTTACGGCATGAGCGGGGCGCGCGTATTCACGCGCATCCTGTTCCCGCAGATGATGCGTTTCGCGCTGCCAGGCATTGGCAACAACTGGCAGGTGCTGGTGAAGGCGACCGCGCTGGTATCGATCATCGGTCTCGCGGACGTCGTCAAGGCCGCCCAGGACGCCGGCAAGAGCACCTTCAACATGTTCTTCTTCATCCTGATCGCCGCGCTGATCTACCTTGCCATCACCACGGTGTCGAATCTCGTCCTGATCTGGCTGGAGAAGCGTTATTCGATTGGCGTGCGGCACGCCGAGCTCTGA